The following coding sequences are from one Gossypium hirsutum isolate 1008001.06 chromosome A12, Gossypium_hirsutum_v2.1, whole genome shotgun sequence window:
- the LOC107929953 gene encoding glutathione S-transferase F6: protein MAAIKVHGSPLSTATQRVLACLYEKGTDFQFVPINMAAGEHKSENYLSLNPFGQVPAFEDGDLKLFESRAVTHYIAHEYSDKGTQLLIPGSNKDMAVLQLWKEVEAHQFDSPCSKIAWEAFYKPLMGMVTDSAVVEENEGKLAKVLDVYEARLTRSKYLASDCFTLADLHHLPTIQYLLATPSKKLIDSRPHVCAWVKEITARPAWSKVLAMQKQ from the exons ATGGCAGCCATCAAAGTCCACGGAAGCCCTCTGTCCACTGCTACACAAAGGGTTCTTGCATGCCTTTACGAGAAAGGCACTGATTTTCAGTTTGTTCCCATAAACATGGCTGCTGGTGAACATAAATCCGAAAACTACCTTTCCCTCAAT CCATTCGGTCAAGTTCCAGCTTTTGAAGACGGGGACTTGAAGCTCTTCG AGTCAAGAGCAGTCACCCATTACATTGCTCATGAATACAGCGACAAGGGGACCCAACTCTTAATTCCTGGCTCTAACAAGGATATGGCTGTCTTACAATTATGGAAGGAAGTGGAAGCCCACCAGTTCGATTCTCCATGTTCAAAAATAGCCTGGGAGGCGTTTTACAAGCCATTAATGGGCATGGTTACCGACTCCGCGGTCGTGGAAGAAAATGAAGGTAAGCTTGCCAAAGTTCTTGACGTGTACGAGGCTCGATTGACACGGTCAAAATACTTGGCAAGTGACTGCTTCACCTTGGCCGACCTGCATCACCTTCCCACCATTCAATACTTGTTGGCTACACCTTCGAAGAAGCTGATTGATTCTCGTCCCCATGTCTGTGCTTGGGTGAAGGAGATCACTGCTAGGCCTGCTTGGTCTAAGGTCCTCGCTATGCAAAAACAGTGA
- the LOC107929938 gene encoding dephospho-CoA kinase isoform X2, translating into MLVGCFGIQRVSVTQQFCLSIFGGEGNRGLVKGKDLKQGAKMRLVGLTGGIASGKSTVSSMFKHNHIPVVDADIIARDALKKNSGGYKKVVAAFGPDILQDDGQVDRLKLGRIVFSDASKRQLLNRLLAPYISSGIFLEVLKLWIKGHKVIILDIPLLFEAKMDKWTKPIVVVWVDPETQLRRLMERDNSTEDDARNRINAQMSLDLKKSQADIVIDNTGSRQDLQERFSEVLSHVKRPLTWTEFWLSRDGALSALLGVIIGVLAGKKFFW; encoded by the exons ATGCTGGTGGGTTGTTTTGGGATCCAGAGGGTGTCGGTGACACAACAGTTTTGTCTCTCTATCTTCG GCGGCGAAGGAAACAGGGGATTGGTCAAAGGGAAAGATCTGAAACAGGGAGCGAAAATGAGGTTAGTAGGGCTGACCGGCGGGATTGCTTCAGGGAAGAGTACCGTCTCTTCCATGTTCAAGCACAACCATATTCCCGTCGTCGATGCTGACATCATTGCTCGG gatGCCTTGAAGAAGAACTCCGGCGGGTACAAAAAAGTGGTGGCGGCATTCGGACCGGACATTTTACAAGATGATGGCCAAGTCGATCGTTTGAAATTGGGACGAATTGTCTTCTCTGATGCCTCCAAACGTCAACTCCTTAATCG GTTATTGGCTCCCTATATATCTTCTGGCATATTTTTAGAAGTTTTGAAGCTTTGGATAAAAGGTCATAAGGTGATCATTCTTGACATTCCGTTGTTGTTTGAGGCCAAGATGGATAAGTGGACAAAACCCATTGTTGTTGTATGGGTTGATCCTGAAACACAACTTCGACGACTTATGGAAAGAGATAATTCGACAGAGGATGATGCCAGGAACAGGATTAATGCTCAGATGTCTCTAGATTTGAAGAAGAGCCAAGCAGATATTGTGATAGATAACACTGGATCACGTCAAGACTTGCAGGAAAGGTTCAGTGAGGTACTGTCGCATGTCAAAAGGCCCTTGACATGGACTGAATTCTGGCTTTCAAGGGATGGAGCCTTGTCAGCTTTACTTGGTGTGATAATAGGTGTTCTTGCAGGCAAGaaatttttttggtaa
- the LOC107920949 gene encoding heavy metal-associated isoprenylated plant protein 35 gives MATKAADQEPVGALKYKTWVLKVLIHCEGCKKKVKKVLQAIDGVYETKIDSQQHKVTVTSSVDAETLIKKLTKSGKYVELWPELKPEKKDKKSGKTNDKQKDAGEKAGDGDHGPKNNSAEKKPEPAAAKNSGVGGGKGSAKDNQHPKADQMGGKSEEPDPTQITAAGGKKKKKKGQKSNPGPNGDTPPPPSDTQSAMAVALPVPVPAPDHTPPPPPPPNASIDLNPTNQPMYPYTPMYYGPPFCGVSYNTIYPSSSSSYYAPAMHSNPYGPQATSSDPINKFSEDDYYDDDESGCSIM, from the exons ATGGCTACTAAAGCTGCTGATCAAGAACCTGTTGGAGCACTGAAATATAAG ACATGGGTCTTGAAAGTCCTCATCCATTGTGAAGGCTGCAAGAAGAAAGTCAAGAAAGTTCTTCAAGCCATTGATG gtgtttatgagacGAAAATAGATTCTCAACAGCACAAGGTGACAGTCACTAGCAGCGTCGATGCAGAAACACTCATCAAGAAGCTGACCAAGTCTGGGAAATACGTTGAGCTTTGGCCGGAATTAAAGCCTGAGAAGAAAGACAAAAAGTCTGGGAAAACAAATGACAAGCAAAAAGACGCCGGAGAAAAAGCTGGTGATGGTGACCATGGTCCAAAGAATAATTCAGCAGAGAAGAAGCCTGAACCAGCCGCTGCCAAAAATAGCGGTGTTGGTGGCGGTAAAGGTTCTGCTAAAGATAACCAGCATCCAAAAGCGGACCAAATGGGAGGTAAAAGCGAAGAACCTGACCCTACCCAAATTACTGCTGCTGGtggtaaaaagaagaaaaagaaagggcaGAAAAGCAACCCTGGTCCCAACGGTGATACACCACCACCACCCAGTGACACTCAGTCAGCCATGGCAGTGGCACTCCCAGTCCCAGTCCCAGCCCCAGACCATaccccaccaccaccaccaccacccaaTGCTTCAATCGATCTAAATCCTACAAATCAACCAATGTATCCTTACACACCTATGTACTATGGACCTCCATTTTGTGGGGTAAGTTACAACACCATTTACCCTAGCTCAAGCTCTTCATATTATGCTCCCGCCATGCATTCTAATCCATACGGACCACAAGCTACATCGTCTGATCCAATTAATAAATTCAGTGAAGATGATTATTACGATGACGATGAAAGTGGCTGCTCAATCATGTGA
- the LOC107929938 gene encoding dephospho-CoA kinase isoform X1: protein MLVGCFGIQRVSVTQQFCLSIFVGGEGNRGLVKGKDLKQGAKMRLVGLTGGIASGKSTVSSMFKHNHIPVVDADIIARDALKKNSGGYKKVVAAFGPDILQDDGQVDRLKLGRIVFSDASKRQLLNRLLAPYISSGIFLEVLKLWIKGHKVIILDIPLLFEAKMDKWTKPIVVVWVDPETQLRRLMERDNSTEDDARNRINAQMSLDLKKSQADIVIDNTGSRQDLQERFSEVLSHVKRPLTWTEFWLSRDGALSALLGVIIGVLAGKKFFW from the exons ATGCTGGTGGGTTGTTTTGGGATCCAGAGGGTGTCGGTGACACAACAGTTTTGTCTCTCTATCTTCG taGGCGGCGAAGGAAACAGGGGATTGGTCAAAGGGAAAGATCTGAAACAGGGAGCGAAAATGAGGTTAGTAGGGCTGACCGGCGGGATTGCTTCAGGGAAGAGTACCGTCTCTTCCATGTTCAAGCACAACCATATTCCCGTCGTCGATGCTGACATCATTGCTCGG gatGCCTTGAAGAAGAACTCCGGCGGGTACAAAAAAGTGGTGGCGGCATTCGGACCGGACATTTTACAAGATGATGGCCAAGTCGATCGTTTGAAATTGGGACGAATTGTCTTCTCTGATGCCTCCAAACGTCAACTCCTTAATCG GTTATTGGCTCCCTATATATCTTCTGGCATATTTTTAGAAGTTTTGAAGCTTTGGATAAAAGGTCATAAGGTGATCATTCTTGACATTCCGTTGTTGTTTGAGGCCAAGATGGATAAGTGGACAAAACCCATTGTTGTTGTATGGGTTGATCCTGAAACACAACTTCGACGACTTATGGAAAGAGATAATTCGACAGAGGATGATGCCAGGAACAGGATTAATGCTCAGATGTCTCTAGATTTGAAGAAGAGCCAAGCAGATATTGTGATAGATAACACTGGATCACGTCAAGACTTGCAGGAAAGGTTCAGTGAGGTACTGTCGCATGTCAAAAGGCCCTTGACATGGACTGAATTCTGGCTTTCAAGGGATGGAGCCTTGTCAGCTTTACTTGGTGTGATAATAGGTGTTCTTGCAGGCAAGaaatttttttggtaa